CTGCAGAAGCTTGTGGTTCTGTAAATGCGATGCAGCAGCGTGAGCGCCTGTCGCTGCAGAGACTCGTCCCGGGCGTCCGACTGGTGGCGCGGCGTGAAATGGAAGTGCAAATATTATGCTAATGCGAGAGAGATGGAGAGTCTCACCTCTGACACCGTCAGTGAAGGAAGGACGGATGCTGAGGATTTCTCTATATTTAGGTCGCTACCAGTACTGTATTATCATTAAAAACCGACGGGTGCATCCTCTGAACAACAAATGCATGGAAATCTGAGTGCAATCAGTGCAGCAGAGTTACGATCTGTCAGTCTGAGCAAAAGCAAAAGGCCTAAATCATTATTTCAGTAACAGGTGAAGTGGTTGCAAACAGATCTGAGTGAGGCCTCCACTTGTCTCTTCTGGACTTAAAGCATGAAGGAAACACAGGTGACTGAGACCGACTGCTACAGAACCAGCATTTAAGCCCGACTCAACCCATGCCATCACGTATCAGGGCAGAGGTGaacagctgagcagctgaacAGCTGAGCTGTGGTTCAAATATGACATAATTCCTATTTATAACTTGACATGAATTCAACAGCTGGGAACCttttctgtcaggttttatgtgttatttattttggCCAGTCAGTCAAACCCGAAACACTATGGTTCCAACTCAcatcgcgcgcacacacacacacacacacacacacacacacacacacacacacacacacacacacacacacacacacacacacacacacacacacacacacacacacacacacacacacacacaccatccctAATTTCGCGTATTGGGCTTTGTTTGCGATGCAGCAAAGCGCCGCCTGCAGACACGCTTGGCCAGCGTGGTCTGAACGCACTGGAGGAGACAGGGCAACAGCTGGGATCAACTCTTTATGTCAACGTGCGGCGAGAAACAGCCGCCGGAGCGAGTTATTCATGCTGCTCTCAGCTAACGAAGACGTGAAGAACGAGCACGTTCCCGCGGCTGAAAAGCCACCGCAGCAAAAACCCAGTCACGAAAACAGCACACCAACACTGAGACGTCGCCTGTCGCGAGCAGAAGCCACAAATCAGCAGACGTGAGTGAGACTCGCACCTCGAGGTGAAGACGGCGGCTGGAGCTTTTCAGAAACATTTCACCTGCAGTCAAACACACTGACGCATCAAACCGCAGTTAAAGGTCAAACATCCACCAAAACGCGTCTGAGCAGAGTGGTCGGGTTCTGACCCACATGCTGCCGGTACCGTCCATTAGCTGACCCAGCGCCTCTCCTGGAGGCTCCGCCCACTCCTACCTACTGCACCAGCCTCTGCTCTGATCCCACTGCTTTAGTGCAGCACACAGACAGCGTTTCCTCACCTTGAACAGGCGCAGGATGTTGGCCACCATGATGGACACGGAGCTGGACGACGCCCCGATCACGCCCACCACCTTGTCGGGCTTGGTGAAGACGGGCGGCTCGCCGTTGGAGCAGCGCACGTCCGAGCCGTCCCTCTCGATGAGCGCCTGCACGAAGGTGAGCGACTGCTCCAGCGCGTAGGTGTCGCGGGAGCACGTGTCCAGGATGCGGGCGCCCAGCGTCACGTTGGGCAGCAGCTCCGGGTCCTTGTTGATCAGGTCGATGGCGAACAGCATGGCCTCCAGCCGGTGGATgcccttctccttcttcagctcgcCACAGGGCACGCCCCTCTCGCCGCGGGCGTGCACGGGGAACAGGCCGCCCAGGATGATGTCGCCGTCCAGGCGGATGGAGTGGGCGTGCTCCTGGGCCTGAGAGTCCCCCCACGCGGCCGCTTTGGGGGAGGCCGAGCCCAGCCGGCAGCTGAGGAGCACCAGGGTCAGAGTTAGGGTCAGGGTCCGGGGCAGGAGGCCGCGGCCGGGGGCGGCTGGGGTCATTGTCGTGtgagcggaggagcagcggacGCGGGCGGGGATGCGACGGCACAGCGGCTGTAGCAGCGGGCGGGGGAGACGGGCCAGAACATCGAGGCCCCCGTCACCGGGACAGGGCCGACCGCAGGGGGTCCCGCCTACCACGGCGAGCCCAGGGGACTTCCTGTTGGGCCGTTCCCCGTCTCACACATCCCCGTGGGGGCTAAAGCGGGGCTTTAAGGCCTCGGCTGCTCCAGCTTTACATTCTTCAGGCCCTGAGAGAGAAAGAATCAAATCACAATAAGTGATGGATAATCGAAGCTGTCGGTTCACTGCAGGGTCACCGCCTCCGCTTCACAGTGTGCTAACACGCTGCCAAACGTCATTTTATTAATGATCAGAGCATCGACTGATGGATAACGTCCCACAGCGAGGTGTGGAGGCTGAATAACAATTCTCTTTATTGATTATCTTTTAATGGGCTGATTGTCATTAAGTGTAAAACGAGTTGAAGCCCAAGGTCATGTCTACACGGATCTTTACAAAAATTAATAACCATCAGAACAATTAAATGGTTTGTGTTTAGCTAGAAAAGAAATGGATTTCAAAACAGCTGCCGTGCATTTTTGTGCTAAAAGCTTTTATGCTATTTTATGCTAAGAACTCATCACTGTTTGTTGCTGATTTACTTCACACGTCGTTTTTTACTTTCAGCAGTCGTCCAAGTTTAGCACCAGAGTGTGATTCAGTACATGTCACGTTAATCAGGCTGCAGCACTTCACAGCCTGCAGACATTAAATATTAGTGATGGATTTGAAAGCAGTATTATTGGACCTGATTGATCAACCTGACTTTTAGTGCATGCACTAAAGAAAGGCCTAGTTCCACGTTTTAGCTTCTCAGTACGATCACAGACTCTATTCAACCCAGCTGAGAGAGAATAAGTCTTGGCTTTTAGCAACAGGCTGACGGACAGAAAATGCTCAGATGGTTTAAGATTCTCTGTGACGagtgaggaaaacaaagacaagcagCGCCTTCACTGTGTCCTGATCCGTGTTCTCTCTTAGTCCAAGTTTAATCACATCAGCTGATATCTTAATGATTCATTAAATGATGGGAGGCTTCATCACTATCATTTAAACAATGATCATAAAAGTTGCTCTCATTTCCTAGAAGGGGCCGCTGTCGTGGATCCTCGTCCACAGACTTGAGATGCATCTTCTAATCACAGGCGTGATGGACTCGTTGCTGTGGCAACCGTGCACAAATTAAAACTACAGCACAGACTCTGCACACCTGCGGACTGACAGCTGATCCAGCTGTGCCGCTGCTCGCTGCCTGAATCCCATCCCCCATCCTCCTGATGCTGTTTGGACCAATGAATGCACAGCTTTTTAAAACTTAGACTCtgctcatcctccctctccacTCTGAAAAGTAATTCCTCACAATCCtcagacaaacaacacaactatgTTACAAGCAAGATTCGTATCTGAACTCTCAAACAGGCACAttggtttctctctctctgtctcccccctctctctctcacacacacacacacacacacacacacacacacacacacacacacacacacacacacacacacacacaaaccctcaagGCACACGAATGTGCATTCAAGCTAAAGTTCCATACGCACGAGCACAAAGAGTATTTTGGGCACGCACACAAAATTGCAAAGGTATCACCAAATgctcgcgcgcacacaaacacacacacaatcacacacaggcacgcacgcacacacacacacacacacgcacacacctcctGGGGAGGCGCGCAGGCTGCTTTAGTACTGAATATATGTGCGCGCGCACGGGCTCAAGTTCCCAGATTCCAGCAGATTCAGCTAAAATGTTAGATCTGTGAAAGTGATCAGGAAGCAGCCGAGCTGAAGTCCAGCCAGCAGCGTTCCGCACTGAGCTGCGTTCATTAGCTGATCAATGAAGAAGGTTCACCACaaaccacacagctgcaccACTATAAAGAGCTTTAATACCGTGATGCCTTCAAGTACCTTTGTCCGTGCAACAGAACCAGGTGTTTCCTCTCGGTGTCTGGAATAAGCCagatgttctcctcctccagctgtttggtCACAAACTCGACACGCGTCCGCGTCCACTcatgatgaaataaaaacaatcccactttttccttttgctgCGCTCCGTTCAGACCCGCTCCCGGCGGAGACGCTGTAAATTCCTCTAAAGCAGGTATCTGATGCTCCGCATCACCTGCAGGTGTCGGTTCGACTCCTCACTGCAGGTTCGACGCTCCGCAGCTCgggcagctctcctccacaGACGCACCTCGAATCAGCGCCTTAACGCGTCAGGGACACATTCACACCAGGCTGGGTTCGTTCCAAATGACCCGAGTCACGAACGCGCGTTGACGCCGCTCTATCCGAAGTGCGCggcgcgacgcgacgcgacgcggcTGTGCTGCGTCACAGGAAACGCGGAGACTCGGGGGCTCGTCGCACCCGCGGACTTCAGCTGGATCCTCGGGTCCTCGGGTCCCCGGGGACCGGAGCTGCTCTCACTTCTGGGCAGAGACCGACGCGACCCGGGTCATGACGGACACAGAACAGACACGCGCGCACTCGACGGGAACATGTGTCCGGTTCGTGAAGTAGGAGATGAAGTTAACGATCCTCATCCTGCAGCGAGAGACGCCGATGGAGGCGACGGCTGCAGAGACGGAGGCGGAGCGCCCCCCAGCGCGCAGGCGCAGCAACTGCACGCGCCCTGGTAGAGAGGCGTGGAGACGCTCACACGCCTCATGGAACGGGGTGGTTCTGATGTGAAGAAAACATCCCGTATGTTACAAATGTGTGCTGCCCTCTACAGGAGGGTGGTGACAGGAACTTAATACGCCGTGAATCCACAGAAACGTTGGGAGAGAAGTTGCATAAGAGTTCATTCATCGTTCATCTCCCGGTGGAACCGGTGAGTAATTCATTAGACCGTTGTACTTAAAGCAGAAGCGGGCGAGCACAGCGGTGATTACCGTCCCCGAACACTCGTTCCCGCTTTAAACGGTATTAAACTACTGTAATAGGTGCTCGTTTAACCCAAAGGTTCACTCACTGGAGTTATGTGGAAGATAATGTGTCACCAACGGACAATTAGCAGCTGATAGTTCATACCGGACAGGTGCCCTGAGCGCAGGCTGACACACgatgaggcaggagaggaaggTGGTGCCTGATGAGGGGAAACGGGccgatgagatgcaggtgtgtaAGGCAGAATCCTCtaatttttgtgtgtgtgtgtgtgtgtgtgtgtgtgtgtgtgtgtgtgtgtgtgtgtgtgtgtgtgtgtgtgtgtgtgtgtgtgtgtgtgtgtgtgttttatcctcAGTGGCCTAATGTTGCAGTAAAAGTGATTTTAATGATTGTTTCAGTTTCTATTGACATTGTATTATGTCAATAGTGGGTTTAGGCAGAACCAGACTAGTCACACATTCATCTGGGCTTCTCGTGCATGACAGTTAAACATCAACTCGTCTGTAAAGTACTACGTTCTCCACTGAGCTTGAACGCAACGCAACACAGGAATCAAAGTAAGCACAGCGACATAAACTCAAAGATCCTTGAATTGAATGTTAAATAGTTTTCCCCATGTTTCCCCTAAAATAGAGTCAACGCTGTTCCTCCGGATGAATGAATCACGTCACCTTCCGTCTCCTCCCACCACCGCAGCAGTTATGCATCCGTCCACATATGACCAGAGTTTAACCAGAGAAAAGTTCGTTACTAAAACTATTGCTGCTTCCTCTTCCCCCCACAGACCTTCCTGCAGAGAACGGCTAAGCTGTGGAGACTCAGTCACAAGTGGTGAAATGAGAGGGATCCATTTAAGTTGTTTACTGGAACTTTGAGTAAGTTACTGGACGTTATGTAACTGAATTATACAGAAAACCTCCGTCCTGTGGGAAACAAACAAGATTAAATCAGATTATCAACAGCTCAATGACTCACGAGAAGCCGCCACACAAACCGTGGCAGACTCACATGAAGGCTCATGATGCTGAGCATCAGGCAAATCATGCAGTGGGTTCTTGTATCACCTGATAtgtatgtgtgtcagtgtttggcTCGTCCTTTTAGAAGCTATTAGTCACTGGAATCGCTGGTCCTGCAGCTTGTAGCAACGTTTATTAACATTTGTATTCAAAACCACAAAGAATAAAACTCCTGGAGCTTCAGATGAACTTTAGCGTAACTTTGCATGAGTTTACACATTTAGTGTTTCCTCACATTCACATGGTTATCGTCTGAGACAGACTTTAAAGTCCAGAACCAGATCTGTAAAGGTTTTAATTCTTTACaatggttaaaaaaacaaaaggcaacacatttctcctcaacaataattaaaatagcaaaaaaatattttagttgtatttCATGTAGAAAAATATtgcgtttttattttcatatagaggtcaaaggtgacaaCAGTGTTGTAGTTGAAGCACCAGCTACATGCTCCTGCTGTCCAGCTGCCAAAAACCAGCAAAGGGCCAGCTGTGGTACCGGAGTGTAACTGGGAAGCAGAGGATGGAAGCTCAGTGCGTGTGGCCTGTGCTCGGCTGGAAGCAGCTCCCGTCCCGCTGGCTCTTCTCCCAGAGGCAGATGGCGTCCGTGTACTCCACTATGACTTTATCCATCCAGGTGAGGGGCTGAGGGAGGAGCACGGCTCCCTCGAAGAAGCCCAGGTGGCCCCCGTGCTGGGTCAGGGCGAACATCACGTTGGGCATCttctctgcagaggaaacacaggagtgagaccagtgtgtgtgactggatgtCTGGGTCCATGAAGCCTCACACCTCTGAATGTACAACTAAATGTGCTCTGTAATGCTACAATAATTGGAAAGTCAAACACCTGAGTGTGTTTACACTTCGTAGCTTTAAGGTCCAAGTGGTTCTTGGCACTGATTTGCACACGTGGGGCTGGTGCATGTGAGCCACTGAAGCAGGACAAGACAGCAGCCAAGCGCACACACGGCTCTCTATATATAATCCAACAGCCCAGATCACATAGCCCTGAAAAATTCAACAAGACTCTCCGGGCCGGACGGTGTTGAGTGTAGACGTTATCATCCCTTAAGGCTCCAGAGGAAGCCAAGCAGATTTAGTTTGCTCTACAACAGCCTGGGCCTTGAGGTCAGGCGCCGATGCACACGCAGCGGACCAAACGGGCCACAAACGGGCCACAAACGGGCCTGGGTGGAGCCCATTAGGACGCCTCATTGTGTGAATGCTCCTGTCTTGTGATTGTGCGGCCGAGGCGGAGGTTTGGGGAAGGTGACGCTTTACCGCCGTGACTCACCTCCTGTAATGCTTCACATGCCTCATAACAGCAGGCAACGGTGGAGGAGGCACAAACCTGAGAGGGAGCGCGGGATCGACAGCAGCGACGGGTGAATCAGGGGGTCGTCTGAGgagttgagcagcagcaggggcacAGTGATCTGCACAGGAAGCAACAGGTTCAAGGGCTGCAACAGGAAGAAGCGCAGTAACACTAGAAGGAGCGGCTCAGTGATGAACCCTCTGCTGGTCGGATCTGAACACAGGAACATTTATTAAAAGGGACCTTGTGGTTCTAGACACATAAAACACGGGTTATGATGAAATAGAGGAAGAGCACATCAACTAGTTCCCCTTTCAAACGGTcagagctggaggtgctggTGTGCGATGGCGGGGTCATAGGTCAGCGCTCACGTACTCTGTGCATGTAGCGCACGCAGCTCTCCTTCTCGTAGTACTCCTTCACCGAGCCGTAGCCGTGGAACTTCCTGCACAACAAATCACAACCTCAGTGTGGAGTGGGACGGCGCCGCGGGCCCCACGCGGGCACAGAGTCCGGCCCAAAGTCACCTCATGACGCTGTCGTCCACCTGCACCAGCGACGTGGCTGCGTACAGTCCGCTGAGGTCGGCGGCGCCGATGCTGCTGGAGTTCGAGTTCAACAAGGTGCTCCTGTTGAGCACAAGACGAAGAGTCAGGGCGGAGGTCTCCATCGGCCCGGGGCCGTCTGACTGGCTGCCCCCCACCTGTGCGACAGGATGAGCCTCTTCATGTTGCCCGCCAGCACAAAGTTGTAGAACCTCCGGCACTGGTCCCACTGGAGGAACGTTTCCTGGGCCCTGGACACGCACGCGTGTTTTACAAGCACAGCAGAAACCcaagcagcctcctcctgtgtcctcaTCCGGTCCCGATTCTGTTATACACACCTGAGGGCACTGTAGCCCTGACACACGCTGATGCAGCACAGCACCCGCTCCTGGTTCCGCCGGCTCTCGCCCAGGAACTTGCAGGCGATGTTGCCCCCCAGGCTGAAGCCCACGACCACCAGCCGCGTGTGGGGGAAGGCTTGTTTGACGTCGTTCACCATAGCTGCAAACTCCCAGGTGCAGCCTGAACAAAGGGAGCGACTCCGTCAGAGACCGGACGCGCAGCGGATCCCATTCTGGCTGGAGTCAGATTCGCTCAGAGCTTAGCGCTTGTGATGTGTATCTACAAGCCACCAGTTTCCATGAGTGACATGGTTGGAGGAGGACGCTGGCTCCCTGCTCGACCCGCCGCGCGGCCCCTCACCGTAGGTGAACATGCGCGGTGAGGTGAGCTCCACGTCGGGCAGGGCTCCCAGGTGGTTGAGCACGGCGCAGCGGTAGCCCTGCCGCTGGGAGTAGTCCACGAAGGTCCGGATGTAGCGCTTCTCGCTATGGTTACCGATGCCGGGGCAGATTACCATGGTGACGTCATCTGGCAAACACATGCACGGGCATCAAGCGAAGTCAGGCACAAATCTCTGTAGTGTTGATTTAATGAGCTGCTGGAACGCTTCTACTCCGGGGCGTTTATTAGCGGCCGCCCTGCTTTTACACACTGTTATTGCAGACAAGCTAATCAGACACGTCGCTAGCCCTGCTAGCGGCCTGAACAAACACTAGCGGCTCGGCGCTCGCCTCTCACCTCCGGTGCCGTGTTCTCCCAGGGCTTCGAAGAGGTCAAAGGTGGCCGTGGCGCCGTCCTGCATCGGGAGGAACTTGCGGATCCCTCGGGGCGTCGGCGTTTGGACCCGGCCCATCTTGCCATAAAGGACTGTCTGGAGGTGACCACTCTTCCCCCACAACAACGGAGGGATGTATCTGAAAAGAAGCAAAACCTTGACGCTAAGAACCAGACCCCAACGTGCTCCAAAACCAGGAGGTGGCAGAACAAACCCACAGGCCTCGCGTTGACGCTGCTACAGCAGCTACGGAGCATGAGTCACTTCTAATGGACGATTTCATTTCACTAAATCATGCAACTGTAGATAGCAGCAGACAGATAACATTAAAGCCTCTAATACATACAGTCTGTAGAGCAGATAAGACGCAGAACAGACACACCCACtgtaaacatgtacagtacaaagtcCCCTGTGGCTCCTCAGGGAGCACAATCTGATAAACTGCCCGAGGGctgagtgatgctgctgcctggAGTTACAGAATACACGTAATAAAGGTTCAAAGGAGAAGCTCGGAACCAACAGCGAGGCCCGTCGGGCCTGGACCCGCCGGGTATCGACCCGCCGGACCTGGACCCGTTGGTCCTGGACCCGTCGGGTCGA
The genomic region above belongs to Betta splendens chromosome 6, fBetSpl5.4, whole genome shotgun sequence and contains:
- the abhd2b gene encoding monoacylglycerol lipase ABHD2, translated to MSSLAGGDVQAFGAELPAMFDGVKLAAIATVLYVIVRCLNLKSPTAAPQVAFQDTALSRFLLKSCPMLSKEYIPPLLWGKSGHLQTVLYGKMGRVQTPTPRGIRKFLPMQDGATATFDLFEALGEHGTGDDVTMVICPGIGNHSEKRYIRTFVDYSQRQGYRCAVLNHLGALPDVELTSPRMFTYGCTWEFAAMVNDVKQAFPHTRLVVVGFSLGGNIACKFLGESRRNQERVLCCISVCQGYSALRAQETFLQWDQCRRFYNFVLAGNMKRLILSHRSTLLNSNSSSIGAADLSGLYAATSLVQVDDSVMRKFHGYGSVKEYYEKESCVRYMHRITVPLLLLNSSDDPLIHPSLLSIPRSLSEKMPNVMFALTQHGGHLGFFEGAVLLPQPLTWMDKVIVEYTDAICLWEKSQRDGSCFQPSTGHTH